The sequence below is a genomic window from Bradyrhizobium septentrionale.
ACGCATCAAGGAATGGACGAAAACGCCTGAATACCGCGAGAAGAATTTTGCGCGGGAGGCGCTGGCGGTAAATCCGGCCAAAGCCTGCCAGCCGCTTGGCGCCGTGTTCGCCTCGGTCGGTTTTGAGGGCACGCTGCCCTTCGTCCACGGCTCGCAAGGCTGCGTGGCTTACTACCGCAGCCATCTGTCGAGGCACTTCAAGGAGCCGAGTTCCTGCGTCTCTTCCTCGATGACGGAAGACGCCGCGGTGTTCGGCGGCTTGAACAACATGATCGATGGACTTGCCAACAGCTACAACATGTACAAGCCCAAGATGATTGCGGTTTCCACGACCTGCATGGCCGAGGTGATTGGCGATGATCTCAATGCGTTCATCAAGACATCGAAGGAAAAGGGCTCTGTTCCGGCGGAGTTCGACGTGCCGTTTGCACACACGCCGGCGTTCGTCGGTAGCCACGTCACCGGGTATGACAACGCACTCAAGGGTGTTCTGGAGCATTTCTGGGACGGCAAGGCCGGAACAGCGCCGAAGCTGGAGCGCAAGCCAAACGAGTCGATCAACATCATTGGTGGGTTCGATGGCTACACCGTCGGAAACCTTCGTGAGATTAAGCGCATCTTGGCGCTGATGGGTATCCAATACACCATACTGGCCGATAACTCCGACGTCTTCGATACCCCGACTGATGGCGATTTCCGGATGTATGACGGCGGCACCACGCTGGAAGACGCAGCTAACGCGGTTCACGCCAAGGCGACAATCTCAATGCAGCAGTGGTGTACCGAAAAAACGCTGCCGCTCGTGTCTGAGCATGGCCAGGACGTCGTCTCTTTCAATTACCCGGTGGGCGTCTCCGCAACAGATGACCTTCTCCTGGCGCTATCACGCATCAGCGGCAAGCAGGT
It includes:
- the nifK gene encoding nitrogenase molybdenum-iron protein subunit beta, encoding MAQSAEHVLDHLELFRGPEYQQMLANKKTFENSRDPAEVERIKEWTKTPEYREKNFAREALAVNPAKACQPLGAVFASVGFEGTLPFVHGSQGCVAYYRSHLSRHFKEPSSCVSSSMTEDAAVFGGLNNMIDGLANSYNMYKPKMIAVSTTCMAEVIGDDLNAFIKTSKEKGSVPAEFDVPFAHTPAFVGSHVTGYDNALKGVLEHFWDGKAGTAPKLERKPNESINIIGGFDGYTVGNLREIKRILALMGIQYTILADNSDVFDTPTDGDFRMYDGGTTLEDAANAVHAKATISMQQWCTEKTLPLVSEHGQDVVSFNYPVGVSATDDLLLALSRISGKQVPEQLARERGRLVDAIADSSAHIHGKKFAIYGDPDLCYGLAAFLLELGAEPTHVLSTNGNKAWQDKMQALFASSPFGHACQSYPGRDLWHMRSLLFTEPVDLLIGNTYGKYLERDTGTPLIRIGFPVFDRHHHHRSPVWGYQGGLNVLVKILDKIFDEIDRKTNVLGKTDYSFDIIR